The Oncorhynchus kisutch isolate 150728-3 linkage group LG10, Okis_V2, whole genome shotgun sequence region CTATGGGCCCGATTCAGACTTAGAAAATGTACACCTTTCCTATGCACTTCTCAGTAGCTGGTATTCAGACTTAACTTATGTAGGTGCGTAATGGGGTTTCAGGCGTGGTTCCCTTGCGTGCgctgaataaatgtaattcaaccgctgacaaccctcccacttgctggccatcAGACTTTCATGTGGAGTTTTTATTCAGTAGGGTTTATTTATCTAGAGCCATCCCTTAAAATTTGGTGTACCTTTAATTAGAAATTATATCGACAGActcatatactataatatatggAATGGTTCCGAATATTAGggatccatttaaaaaaatatttttattttattttacctttatttaactaggcaagtcatttgaGAACTAAATATAATGGTGAATCAAAAAtagtggtttgattcatcctgaaagttgcTATATTCAATCTACCCAAATAATACTCATTCCTCCCTAACCATGGAACTGTGAGGATAACGGTGAGGATAACGGTCCTGTACAGTCGTCAGTTATAAATGTATGGAAACTAACActagtgacagttataaatgtatggaaactaacactaaagagACCGTTATAAATGTatggaaactaacactaaagagACCGTTATAAATGTATGGAAGCTAACACTAAAGAGAccgttataaatgtaaggaaactaacactagtgacagttataaatgtaaggaaactaacactagtgacagttataaatgtaaggaaactaacactaaagagacagttataaatgtaaggaaactaacactagaGACCGTTATAAATGTATGGAAACTAACActagtgacagttataaatgtacgGTATgtatagtggctaatatttagcATGATACAAATTGGGGAAAAAAGACTGGGAAAAGTCCAGACaattatactgaaccaaaatagaAATGCACCATgttaacatgtaaagtgttgcaaggatctgtacacaattcctggaagctaaaaatgtcccagttcttccatgacctgcatactcaccagcatgtttgagatgctcaggatcgacgtgtacgacagcgtgttccagttcccgccattgaagtggagtgggacaacattccacaggccacaatcaacagcctgatcaactctaagcaaaggagatgtgtcgcgctgcatgaggcaaatggtcacaccagatactgactggttttctgatcaacaCCCCTCCTTTTTTgttaggtatctgtgaccaacagatgcatatctgtattcccagagtcatgtgaaatccatagattagggcctaatgaatgtatttcaatggaccgatttccttatgaactgtaattcagtaaaattgttgtgtttatatttttgtttccgTGTAAAACATTCTAGAAATCCTAAAACAACTCTGTAGGTTTGGCGCGGTACTGTCATGGCTACAGAAGCCGATAGCGTGGATCTCCACATTTTATCCCTGCAAGTTATAAGACTAGCATTTCATAAACCTCACTGTGGAAAAggtgatatgttgatatgcttcagtttgctgccatatgactggttCCACATTTGTCTCCACATTTGTTTCCAGCGATCATACGGCTATATTTCCAATCCCCTTATCCAAACGGCTTAATCATTCACCTatctcttatcaatagctcttatcaatagctcttatcaattagTCAATTACAGTGCATGGATAATGCTGTTATTTCTATTGGTGGAAAAAAAGGAAAGTAGATGTTCTTCCACTTGGAACAGACAGGTTGCTCGACTTTATTCATCGTgcgtaaaggtggtggaattatgaaGTATTCAAGTCAAGGTCAGATTACGGTGTATCTGTGGACACTCCTCCTCCACGACCTTCATTTATTTGATCTCCACGCCAAACgaatagcgggtgaatagcaTTATCTCATGCTTAAAGTTCAAGGTCAGAAATAAGTGTAGGGAAAAAAGTGCATAAAAAGGAATGATGTTCCATTTACCTGCGATTTAACTCAGGTCAACACCCCCCTATTAGTAAACAGGTGCTGCATTACTCAGGTCAACACCCCCCTATTAGTAAACAGGTGCTGCATTACTCAGGTCAACCCCCCCCCTCTTAGTAAACAGGTGCTGCATTACTcaggtcaacccccccccccctcttagtAAACAGGTGCTGCATTACTCAGGTCAACACACCCCTATTAGTAAACAGGTGCTGCATTACTCAGGTCAACCCCCCCCTATTAGTAAACAGGTGCTGCATTACTCagggcaacccccccccccctattagtaaacaggtgctgcattactcaggtcaacccccccccccccctattagtaaacaggtgctgcattactcaggtcaacccccccccctattagtaaacaggtgctgcattactcaggtcaaccccccccccccccccccccctattagtaaacaggtgctgcattactcaggtcaaccccccccctattagtaaacaggtgctgcattactcaggtcaacccccccccccccctattagtaaacaggtgctgcattactcaggtcaaccccccccccccccctattagtaaacaggtgctgcattactcaggtcaacccccccccccctattagtaaacaggtgctgcattactcaggtcaaccccccccccccctattagtAAACGGGTGCTGCATTACTCAGGTCAACCCCCCCCTATTAGTAAACAGGTGCTGCATTACTCAGGTCAACCCCCCTATTAGTAAACAGGTGCTGCATTACTCAGGTCAAACCCCCCCCCTATTAGTAAACAGGTGCTGCATTACTCAGGTCAACCCCCCCCCTATTAGTAAACAGGTGCTGCATTACTcaggtcaaccccccccccccccctattagtaaacaggtgctgcattactcaggtcaaccccccccccccccctattagtaaacaggtgctgcattactcaggtcaacccccccccccccctattagtaaacaggtgctgcattactcaggtcaaccccccccccctcttagtaaacaggtgctgcattactcaggtcaaccccccccaccccccccccccccctcttagtaaacaggtgctgcattactcaggtcaaccccccctattagtaaacaggtgctgcattactcagggcaacccccccccccctattagtaaacaggtgctgcattactcaggtcaacccccccccccccccctattagtaaacaggtgctgcattactcaggtcaacccccccccccccccctattagtaaacaggtgctgcattactcaggtcaacccccccccccctattagtaaacaggtgctgcattactcaggtcaacccccccccccccccctattagtaaacaggtgctgcattactcaggtcaacccccccccccctattagtaaacaggtgctgcattactcaggtcaacccccccccccctattagtaaacaggtgctgcattactcaggtcaacccccccccccccccccccccccccctcttagtaaacaggtgctgcattactcaggtcaaccccccccaccccccctcttagtaaacaggtgctgcattactcaggtcaaccccccctattagtaaacaggtgctgcattactcaggtcaaccccccccccccccccccccccctcttagtaaacaggtgctgcattactcaggtcaaccccccccccccccccccctcttagtaaacaggtgctgcattactcaggtcaaccccccccaccccccctcttagtaaacaggtgctgcattactcaggtcaacccccccccctattagtaaacaggtgctgcattactcaggtcaacccccccccccccccctattagtaaacaggtgctgcattactcaggtcaacccccccccctattagtaaacaggtgctgcattactcaggtcaacccccccccccccctattagtaaacaggtgctgcattactcaggtcaacccccccccccctcttagtaaacaggtgctgcattactcaggtcaaccccccccccctccccccccccccccccctcttagtaaacaggtgctgcattactcaggtcaaccccccctattagtaaacaggtgctgcattactcagggcaacccccccccccctattagtaaacaggtgctgcattactcaggtcaaccccccccccccctattagtaaacaggtgctgcattactcaggtcaaccccccccccccccccctattagtaaacaggtgctgcattactcaggtcaaccccccccccctattagtaaacaggtgctgcattactcaggtcaaccccccccccccccctattagtaaacaggtgctgcattactcaggtcaaccccccccccccctattagtaaacaggtgctgcattacccaggtcaacccccccccccctattagtaaacaggtgctgcattactcaggtcaaccccccccccccccctattagtaaacaggtgctgcattactcaggtcaaccccccccccccccccctattagtaaacaggtgctgcattactcaggtcaaccccccccccccctattagtAAACGGGTGCTGCATTACTCAGGTCAACCCCCCCCTATTAGTAAACAGGTGCTGCATTACTCAGGTCAACCCCCCCCTATTAGTAAACAGGTGCTGCATTACTCAGGTCAAACCCCCCCCCTATTAGTAAACAGGTGCTGCATTACTcaggtcaaccccccccccccctattagtaaacaggtgctgcattactcaggtcaacccccccccccccccccccccccctattagtaaacaggtgctgcattactcaggtcaaccccccccacccccccctcttagtaaacaggtgctgcattactcaggtcaaccccccctattagtaaacaggtgctgcattactcaggtcaaccccccccccccccctcttagtaaacaggtgctgcattactcaggtcaaccccccccccccccccccccccccccctcttagtaaacaggtgctgcattactcaggtcaacccccccccccccctcttagtAAACAGGTGCTGCATTACTCATAAATGTTTTTACACAGAACCAAAACGTCTCCTACAGGGACAGCCGAGGCACACATTGTTTTAGTTAGCACCTTTGTTCATATTTTACATGTGAATCCAGCCTTGCCACAATACTGGCAAGTATTAAACCTACTTACCaacaaccctaacccctcctaaccttaacccaactgTGAATAGAGTTTATTAACAGGGCATAAGGGTAAACGGTACTATCCTTTAAATATGACGGAATCTCCATCTACCTCCATAGACACATCCATGTGTGACATCATCCAGCTGTCGGCCATCAGCGGGGAGAGGGCATTCAACGTGTACGCTGTTCCCCGTTGCACCATGACGGACGAGGCCTCCAGGGTCACAGGGTTCACCGTCAGGGACCACCGGACCCTGCTCCTACACGGTCGACGGGTGGACACCATCCCCCTCAGGGAGGTCCTCACCTCCTTCATCTCCTTCCTCCGCTCCTTCCATAAGCCTCTGCTGGCGGCCCACAATGCCCGGCGCTTCGACTGCCCCGTGCTGGCCAGGGCTCTGAGGGAATGCTCCCTGACGGACGAGTTCCAGGAAGTAGTGTCTGGTTTCCTAGATACTTTCAGGATTAGTAAGGTGATGTTTCCATTCAAACTGGGCAAGTACTCTCAGGAGTACATGGTGAAGGAGTTCCTCAATAAGACGTACGATGCTCACAATGCCTTGGAGGATGTCAAGGCCCTGCAGGAGCTCTATCAAAAATGGAGTCCCAGCCAGAAACTGGTGCGCCGTCTCACATTCCCCCTGTAACATGCCTCTAACCCAAACACTAGACAAGTTTTCTAGTCGAGGGAAGcatctgtaaaaaaaatatatatatatataaactaatATTTTATTACACATGCAGGTTTTTTCAGTGTTTTCACACTGTATTTCCACAGTTACTTGTTTCTAGTCGAGGGAagcatctgtaaaaaaaaaatatatatatataaactaatATTTTATTACACATGCAGGTTTTTTCAGTGTTTTCACACTGTATTTCCACAGTTACTTGTTTCTAGTCGAGGGAAGCATCTgtaaaaaaactatacatataATAATACTTTATTACACTCAGATTATTTGTGTGCTCTGGTCTTTCCTGTGCATATAGAACTTTTGTGGATGATCTTGTCCACAGTATAAAAATAAGAAAATGTAACTAAGTATTGTCATGCACAATTTTTAGCAAACAATAAtcatgtggttgtgtgtgtaaaaaaaaaaaaaaaaaaaaagttttttaacaTGCTTTATGAAATTGTTATTTGAAAATTGTTATTAATTAAAGTCTGAAACAGGTTTAGGATTTTTGTTGTCTTCTTGGTTTTAATGTAAACATATATGAAGAAATGGGCCTACCTTGGAGAAACTACTGACTATTAGGTTGGACAGGAACTGGGGATAAAATCTAAACAAATCTGTCAAACCTAATGGATTCTGTGCTTCTCAATAACATTAATAATGCTATATGAGAAACTCAGGGAAACGTTTTGGTTGGACAACTAATTTCAGGTCGAGAGGGGTCAACTCATTAGTGGACTGCGCTTTTCAGGGTCCAGCTGCGATATCATCTCTCAGTGCATCTGTCCGGAAAAATGTGTGTTTCGAAAGGAGTGGTTGTTCCTTTAGaaacccccacttctccttatatggtTCCTTTATAAACCCCCACATCTCCTTCTATGGTTCCTTTAGAAACCCCCACTTATCTTTATATGGTTCCTTTAGaaacccccacttctccttatatggtTCCTTTAGAAACCCTCACTTCTCCTTATATGGTTCCTTTAGaaacccccacttctccttatatggttcctttagaaacccccacttctccttctaTGGTTCCTTTAGaaacccccacttctccttctaTGGTTCCTTTAGAAACCTccacttctccttatatggtTCCTTCAGAATCCTCCACTTGTCCTTTTTATGGTTCCTTTCGAAACGCCGACTCCGTTCGACACCCCTGCGTTTCCTGAGAGATGCACTGAGAGACGACCTATCAGTAAGTGGAAGCATAGACACCCTGAGGGATGACTgaatttttgtatggaggtcaatgagagagtgTTGAATTTTGATCAACAAAAAATGCAATTGCTAATTTGCTACTGTATGTGATGCCTAGAAGTAtcgtaattgtatttattttcggTAATATCAATTACCCAAACAAAGactttctttaaaaaaagtataCTTTGTCATAAGACTTTATATGGGCAAATAAAACTCATAGAATAAAAAGGAAAGTTTAACATCTTCCTAAATCTGAGGCTGGTTTTAACCTTCCAGGTTTGGAATTGTATCAACTCACCAGCCAAGGCGTTTACTTGCAACATATAGTTAAATACACTGaagaggaacaatgggtacatattgaagatACGCTCATCCCCAAAATCTTCTTATGTGTATATTTTCAAGGGAAAagctaagaacattaacaacttgatagttaagaacactataacatTAAGGAAGAAAATGAAAGGTATTCTCCATGAACCAATATCAGTCCCTAAAAACACACCTTTATGGAACAAACCTaggatagcttttcagaattcacagataaattggtctacatggaaaACTATAAAGGCATAGAAACTGTAAATGACTTGGTAACAGGAAATCCATTTATTTCAATGACAGAATTAAAAAGACATTTTGGATTGATACATATGCTATTTAATAGTTTCATATCACAGAAATTCTGATTGAaatcttttggacatcagagaaaccttgagggaatcttatttgagtcagaaaaggatgatcatatgataggtaagatatacagtgccttgcgaaagtattcggcccccttgaactttgcgaccttttgccacatttcaggcttcaaacataaagatataaaactgtatttttttgtgaagaatcaacaacaagtgggacacaatcatgaagtggaatgacatttattggatatttcaaacttttttaacaaatcaaaaactgaaaaattgggc contains the following coding sequences:
- the LOC109897701 gene encoding protein PML isoform X1 — protein: MQSSLGMGAVSGDTVIFFDLETTGLDTSMCDIIQLSAISGERAFNVYAVPRCTMTDEASRVTGFTVRDHRTLLLHGRRVDTIPLREVLTSFISFLRSFHKPLLAAHNARRFDCPVLARALRECSLTDEFQEVVSGFLDTFRISKVMFPFKLGKYSQEYMVKEFLNKTYDAHNALEDVKALQELYQKWSPSQKLVRRLTFPL
- the LOC109897701 gene encoding protein PML isoform X3: MATGISSRAYGEDTSMCDIIQLSAISGERAFNVYAVPRCTMTDEASRVTGFTVRDHRTLLLHGRRVDTIPLREVLTSFISFLRSFHKPLLAAHNARRFDCPVLARALRECSLTDEFQEVVSGFLDTFRISKVMFPFKLGKYSQEYMVKEFLNKTYDAHNALEDVKALQELYQKWSPSQKLVRRLTFPL
- the LOC109897701 gene encoding protein PML isoform X2, with the protein product MGAVSGDTVIFFDLETTGLDTSMCDIIQLSAISGERAFNVYAVPRCTMTDEASRVTGFTVRDHRTLLLHGRRVDTIPLREVLTSFISFLRSFHKPLLAAHNARRFDCPVLARALRECSLTDEFQEVVSGFLDTFRISKVMFPFKLGKYSQEYMVKEFLNKTYDAHNALEDVKALQELYQKWSPSQKLVRRLTFPL